From Oncorhynchus tshawytscha isolate Ot180627B linkage group LG27, Otsh_v2.0, whole genome shotgun sequence, a single genomic window includes:
- the LOC121838625 gene encoding ataxin-7-like protein 3 isoform X2, whose product MKMEDMSLSGLDNTKLEALAQDIYSDLVEDACLGLCFEVHRAVKQGYFFLDDTDQESMKDFEIVDQPGVDIFGQVYNQWKNKECVCPNCNRSIAASRFAPHLEKCLGMGRNSSRIANRRIASSNNMNNKSESDQEDNDDVNDNDWSYGSEKKAKKRKSDKNPNSPRRSKSVKHKNVLE is encoded by the exons ATGAAAATGGAGGATATGTCTCTGTCGGGCCTGGACAACACCAAGCTAGAG GCCTTGGCTCAGGACATCTACTCGGACCTGGTGGAGGACGCCTGTTTGGGCCTGTGTTTCGAGGTGCATCGTGCTGTcaaacagggctacttcttcctGGATGACACGGACCAAGAAAGCATGAAGGACTTCG AAATCGTTGACCAACCAGGAGTGGACATTTTCGGGCAAGTGTACAATCAGTGGAAAaacaaggagtgtgtgtgtcccaaCTGCAACCGGAGCATTGCTGCGTCCCGCTTTGCCCCTCATCTGGAGAAATGCTTGGGCATGGGGCGCAACAGCAGCCGCATCGCCAACCGCAG AATAGCAAGCAGTAACAACATGAACAACAAATCAGAGAGTGATCAGGAAGACAATGATGACGTCAATGACAATGACTGGTCGTATGGCTCAGAAAAAAA AGCTAAGAAGAGAAAGTCAGATAAG AATCCAAATTCACCCAGAAGATCAAAATCTGTAAAGCATAAAAATG TTTTAGAGTAG
- the LOC121838625 gene encoding ataxin-7-like protein 3 isoform X4 yields the protein MKMEDMSLSGLDNTKLEALAQDIYSDLVEDACLGLCFEVHRAVKQGYFFLDDTDQESMKDFEIVDQPGVDIFGQVYNQWKNKECVCPNCNRSIAASRFAPHLEKCLGMGRNSSRIANRRIASSNNMNNKSESDQEDNDDVNDNDWSYGSEKKAKKRKSDKNPNSPRRSKSVKHKNGEELSNSVNADPYKYNYNTGINYETLGPDELRSLLTTQCGVISEHTKKMCTRSQRCPQHTDEQRRAVRVFLLGPSASSLPDADTMVESDCYDASDGQVLMSRLQWDGSSDISPSDSASSKASTNNSDSKKPKKKKKTSLGLNSTGGGGGGSGSGGGSSSQTSLVGLSNRKKKPKLPVPPTQYLDNLN from the exons ATGAAAATGGAGGATATGTCTCTGTCGGGCCTGGACAACACCAAGCTAGAG GCCTTGGCTCAGGACATCTACTCGGACCTGGTGGAGGACGCCTGTTTGGGCCTGTGTTTCGAGGTGCATCGTGCTGTcaaacagggctacttcttcctGGATGACACGGACCAAGAAAGCATGAAGGACTTCG AAATCGTTGACCAACCAGGAGTGGACATTTTCGGGCAAGTGTACAATCAGTGGAAAaacaaggagtgtgtgtgtcccaaCTGCAACCGGAGCATTGCTGCGTCCCGCTTTGCCCCTCATCTGGAGAAATGCTTGGGCATGGGGCGCAACAGCAGCCGCATCGCCAACCGCAG AATAGCAAGCAGTAACAACATGAACAACAAATCAGAGAGTGATCAGGAAGACAATGATGACGTCAATGACAATGACTGGTCGTATGGCTCAGAAAAAAA AGCTAAGAAGAGAAAGTCAGATAAG AATCCAAATTCACCCAGAAGATCAAAATCTGTAAAGCATAAAAATGGTGA GGAGCTTAGTAATAGTGTCAATGCAGATCCATACAAG TACAACTATAACACTGGCATCAATTACGAAACTTTAGGCCCTGACGAACTGAGGTCTCTGTTGACAACA CAATGTGGAGTGATCTCAGAGCACACCAAGAAGATGTGCACCAG GTCCCAGCGGTGCCCCCAGCACACGGACGAACAGAGGAGGGCTGTCAGGGTGTTCCTCCTGGGGCCGTCCGC GTCATCTCTGCCCGATGCAGACACGATGGTGGAGAGTGACTGCTACGACGCCTCAGACGGACAGGTTCTCATGAGTCGCCTACAGTGGGACGGATCCTCAGACATCTCCCCCTCCGATTCAGCCTCCTCCAAAGCCA gCACCAACAACTCAGATTCTAAGAagcccaagaagaagaagaagacgtcTCTTGGCCTAAACagcacaggaggaggagggggcggcAGTGGGAGTGGAGGAGGCAGTAGCTCCCAGACTAGTCTAGTAGGCCTATCCAACAGAAAGAAGAAGCCCAAGCTTCCTGTTCCCCCCACCCAGTATCTTGACAACCTAAACTAG
- the LOC121838625 gene encoding ataxin-7-like protein 3 isoform X1 produces the protein MKMEDMSLSGLDNTKLEALAQDIYSDLVEDACLGLCFEVHRAVKQGYFFLDDTDQESMKDFEIVDQPGVDIFGQVYNQWKNKECVCPNCNRSIAASRFAPHLEKCLGMGRNSSRIANRRIASSNNMNNKSESDQEDNDDVNDNDWSYGSEKKAKKRKSDKNPNSPRRSKSVKHKNALLGPKLCCRSGSSMRAVER, from the exons ATGAAAATGGAGGATATGTCTCTGTCGGGCCTGGACAACACCAAGCTAGAG GCCTTGGCTCAGGACATCTACTCGGACCTGGTGGAGGACGCCTGTTTGGGCCTGTGTTTCGAGGTGCATCGTGCTGTcaaacagggctacttcttcctGGATGACACGGACCAAGAAAGCATGAAGGACTTCG AAATCGTTGACCAACCAGGAGTGGACATTTTCGGGCAAGTGTACAATCAGTGGAAAaacaaggagtgtgtgtgtcccaaCTGCAACCGGAGCATTGCTGCGTCCCGCTTTGCCCCTCATCTGGAGAAATGCTTGGGCATGGGGCGCAACAGCAGCCGCATCGCCAACCGCAG AATAGCAAGCAGTAACAACATGAACAACAAATCAGAGAGTGATCAGGAAGACAATGATGACGTCAATGACAATGACTGGTCGTATGGCTCAGAAAAAAA AGCTAAGAAGAGAAAGTCAGATAAG AATCCAAATTCACCCAGAAGATCAAAATCTGTAAAGCATAAAAATG CATTGCTGGGGCCAAAGCTTTGTTGCAGATCAGGAAGCTCCATGCGTGCTGTTGAGAGATGA
- the LOC121838625 gene encoding ataxin-7-like protein 3 isoform X3 produces the protein MKMEDMSLSGLDNTKLEALAQDIYSDLVEDACLGLCFEVHRAVKQGYFFLDDTDQESMKDFEIVDQPGVDIFGQVYNQWKNKECVCPNCNRSIAASRFAPHLEKCLGMGRNSSRIANRRIASSNNMNNKSESDQEDNDDVNDNDWSYGSEKKAKKRKSDKNPNSPRRSKSVKHKNE, from the exons ATGAAAATGGAGGATATGTCTCTGTCGGGCCTGGACAACACCAAGCTAGAG GCCTTGGCTCAGGACATCTACTCGGACCTGGTGGAGGACGCCTGTTTGGGCCTGTGTTTCGAGGTGCATCGTGCTGTcaaacagggctacttcttcctGGATGACACGGACCAAGAAAGCATGAAGGACTTCG AAATCGTTGACCAACCAGGAGTGGACATTTTCGGGCAAGTGTACAATCAGTGGAAAaacaaggagtgtgtgtgtcccaaCTGCAACCGGAGCATTGCTGCGTCCCGCTTTGCCCCTCATCTGGAGAAATGCTTGGGCATGGGGCGCAACAGCAGCCGCATCGCCAACCGCAG AATAGCAAGCAGTAACAACATGAACAACAAATCAGAGAGTGATCAGGAAGACAATGATGACGTCAATGACAATGACTGGTCGTATGGCTCAGAAAAAAA AGCTAAGAAGAGAAAGTCAGATAAG AATCCAAATTCACCCAGAAGATCAAAATCTGTAAAGCATAAAAATG AGTAG